In Vigna angularis cultivar LongXiaoDou No.4 chromosome 8, ASM1680809v1, whole genome shotgun sequence, one DNA window encodes the following:
- the LOC108346024 gene encoding ras-related protein RABB1b — translation MSYDYLFKYIIIGDTGVGKSCLLLQFTDKRFQPVHDLTIGVEFGARMVTIDSRPIKLQIWDTAGQESFRSITRSYYRGAAGALLVYDITRRDTFNHLASWLEDARQHANPNMSIMLVGNKCDLSHRRAVSKEEGEQFAKENGLLFLEASARTAQNVEEAFIRTAAKILQNIQEGVFDVSNESSGIKVGYGRPQGQSGGRDGTVSARGGCCN, via the exons ATGTCGTACGACTACCTATTCAAGTACATCATCATCGGCGACACAG GTGTAGGGAAATCGTGTCTGCTCCTCCAATTCACTGATAAGAGGTTCCAACCTGTTCATGATCTCACCATTGGTGTTGAGTTTGGCGCTCGCATGGTCACAATTGATTCTCGACCCATCAAGCTTCAGATATGGGATACT GCTGGGCAAGAGTCCTTTAGATCCATCACAAGATCTTACTATAGAGGAGCAGCCGGAGCACTTCTAGTTTATGACATTACAAG GAGAGACACATTTAATCATTTAGCTAGTTGGCTGGAAGATGCCCGGCAGCATGCCAATCCTAACATGAGCATCATGCTCGTAGGGAACAAGTGTGACCTGTCTCATCGAAGAGCAGTGAGCAAAGAGGAGGGGGAGCAGTTTGCAAAAGAAAATGGACTTCTGTTTTTGGAGGCTTCTGCTAGGACTGCTCAAAATGTGGAAGAG GCTTTTATAAGGACTGCTGCAAAGATTCTTCAGAATATTCAGGAAGGTGTCTTTGATGTGTCGAATGAG TCATCTGGTATAAAAGTTGGCTATGGACGTCCCCAAGGTCAATCAGGAGGCAGAGATGGAACTGTTTCTGCAAGGGGTGGGTGTTGTAACTGA